The Dethiosulfovibrio faecalis genome includes the window TGAAGGATAAAGAGGGGCGTTCCATGCTGGGAGGGCTTTTCGACGATACCACCGGAGTCTATAAAGCGACGGTGGACGGTAGAGAGACCTTCGAGGACATAGTCTGGCTGGGAGAAATCCCATATGCCGGCTGCTACAAACCTGTGGTGGACGCGGAAGGGGCGGTTCGAATGGTAGTCTTCGCCGGGACCTCTCTGGAGTCGGTCGAGAAGAGGATACTCAGCTCCTCCCTCGGAGAGGGCAGCTACGGCATAATATTCGACTCGAACGGGGCGGTGGTCATCCATCCCAAGGTGGAGAAGGGAGTCTCCATGTCGGAGAGCTGCCCTCCCCTCTGGAACGCCTGTAAATCTGCGGGGC containing:
- a CDS encoding Cache 3/Cache 2 fusion domain-containing protein; protein product: MDDGLKLITGNEVMVNEWQDAMGSQFSIFQVTKEGLVRVSTTLKDKEGRSMLGGLFDDTTGVYKATVDGRETFEDIVWLGEIPYAGCYKPVVDAEGAVRMVVFAGTSLESVEKRILSSSLGEGSYGIIFDSNGAVVIHPKVEKGVSMSESCPPLWNACKSAGLFDTTEPVRFEYDFEGRRSMGYVQKVEGTDWYAMMVVNADL